TTTTTGTTTCTCTTTTGATAGAAGGTGTTATAACCTTTTTGTCATATTTACTTGTCTCATTCGTTGATGCAACATACTTTCTAATAGATGCCAAAATATCTTCCATTGACATATCATCTGTATTTTTCATAACTCCCCCCATTAAATTCCCTTCAAACTATTAGGCAAATCTCCTACCAATATTGTGAGACGCCACGATTCTAAACGCAAGTTTTTTTCATTATGTGCAAGACGATTTTTTGCCTCTGCTAAAGCTTCCTGAGCTTGAATCAATTTTGACATATCTTTTGCACCACTTTCGTACTTAATCATTTCTGCATCCACAGCTGCTTGATATTCATTAACTGCAGCGGTTAATAAAGGGCATTGCTTTTGACTCATTCTATGTATGTCCCATGCCATTTTTAACTCAGACTTCACACGATTTAGTGTTGCATGATAAGAATAGCGCGCTTCAGATAACGCTTCAACTGCTTCTTTGTATCTTGCAGTATCTCGAAATCCTGTAAATTGATAACTCGCTCTTGCGCCCCACACATACTCTATTTCATTCTCTTTATCATTTTTCTTAATATCCTTATTATCATCCGTATCTATTTTTTTTCTTCCATTTGCATACAGATCAATTTTAGGAAAAAATGCACCCTTTGATTTTTTAAGCCCCGATTCAGCTTGCTTTACTTTATACTCAGCCTCTTGAATATCAAAATTATGACGCAACATCATTTGTTCTGCTTGCTCATAAGTTTCTGGCAATTTTTCAGGCGTATCAATAATATAATTTGCTTCCGCTTTTATACCACTCTTTGATTCAAAATCTGCTGCGTGACTCATATATTCGGACTCATGACGATATTTATTACTCTGAGCAATATTCTTTTCTGCAAGGGCCGTTTGCAATTCCCCCTTTGAAATAGCTTCGTTTTTAAACTTATTTTTTGCCATGTTATAAATTTTTGCCTTACTATCTAACATCATACTCATTGCCTCAACGTTTGCAGCGGAATGATTCATGCGCCCCATCGCATCAAGCGCATCTAAAAATAGTTTGGATATCTTTCTATAATATTCAAATCGCCCAGCTTCCGTGTAGTGCTTGGCTTCCTTAAAAGCTGCTATATCACCAAAACCATTAAAAACATTAAGCTGCGCCTCCCCTCGAGCGTTGAGATCCCATTCCCTTTTTCCCTCAGGATCTTTCATTCCAAGTGGCGAGATCATTTTTACTTTATTTTGATAATCTAAATTTATCTCAGCTTTAGGAAGAAAAGCGCTTCTTGCCTCGGTCTCTTTGTGTTTTTTCTTTAAAAACTCGGACTTATAAGCCTGCAATCCAGCATAATCTTTAAGCTTTTCCACAAAAAAATCTACTGTGATAGATTTCCGCTCATAAGAACCTTCACTTTTTTGCTCAATGTTGGAGAATAAGAAAAAAAGAAGCATAATGATTGTTTTATTGTCTTATTATATAACTATCGGATAAATAAGGTTAAAATTCAAGTTCTATCAGAATCAATAGCGTAATTTGCTAACTATCTCATGTAAGACGAGGTCTTCATAAAACCGATATTCTCAATCCTTGAATTCTTAAACCTTATTACTCATTTTTGACCTTCCCCTGCTTCCAATGAAGGTGGTGGCAATCGCCCTTTGCGACCTGTGTGATGTGTAAAATCAAACATATCTACATATGTTATGCACGCACCATTTGCACATTCTCTTGGATCTCTACTCTTAAAATTCCAAGATGTTATAATTGCTTTTCCGATCTCAGATAAATTTACCGGCCTAACCATACTAGCATCCTCGTAATTTTCCTCTAAATAAACTTCTGATGTTGTTTTTGGAAGAGAGGAGCGTGCTAACACAGCAAAAGTCAATGGCAATTGACTTGCTGAGATGACACCCATAATTTCTACCCTCAACCCTTCGCATTTATCTATTTCTTGTATTACCTCTTTCACTTTTATATCATCTGAAAATTCAAAGGGAAGCTCCTCTTCATCAACAATCCAACTAGCAGGTATCGCTCCTTTTAGATCGCTCTGAACCTGAGTAATCAAAACCGGAATCTTACCTTCATCCTCTTCACCAAATTTTTCCTCAAAGCGTTGACACACAAACTGCCCTTCACCCGCCTCAAAATGCTTATGACCTAAGCCTAATCCAACATGCGGTATCTGATCTTTTGGTAATTGAGACTCATGCAATATATCGTATATCCTGTGAAAAACCTCCTGAAAAATAGGATAATTTTCTTGAACTTGCGCAGCTGCAGTGACAACATCTGCTTGTTTGTTATATGCCTTCGAATAAGAAGAGGTAGCAAATAAAAATGTTAAAAGAAACATAATTCACCAAATAAAAATTAACTCCAAGTAATTTCCACATATTTGACGTATTTTTTTCAATACTTGTATTTAAAAAAAACAAATTATTTAATGAGATTAAGAATATAGTATATATATTATGATTTGAGTTTAGCGCTAAACTTTTTTTTACCTAAAAAATCATGCAAAATAAGTCCATCGTATACCATCAATACCACAATGCTTTTCAGCTTTTTCACAGCATATTTACATCCAAAAAAGATTGTTGTCACGTTTTCCGTCATAGAAGCCCTTACAAAAGAAATTATCAAAGGGTCCCAAGAATTTTCTGTCCATTCTATTATAAAAAGCACGGACGATCCGCATGATGCACCTATCACGCCAAAAGAGTATGTTTTACTTCAAAATGCAGATATATTAATTGAAAACGGGTTAGGGTTAGAGCCATGGCTTGAACATATGATTGCAAATACAAAATTTAAAAAAACACGCATCCTAGCAAGCGCAGGTGTTGTTCCAATGCGGTTTATCAAAAACCCTGATGTATTTGATCCGCATGCATGGCACAACCTCAAATATGCTAAAACTTATGTGAAAAATATCGCAGATGTCTTAATAAAAGAAGATCCTAAACGAGCACACCTATATAAAAAGAATAGAGATCAATATCTTGAGCGACTTGAGCAGTTGCATAAGAAAATTAAACTGTTATTTCAAGGGTTAAAAAACAGAAATGTCATTACTACGCATGACGCATTTTGGTACTTTGGCAAAGAGTATGGAATTGCATTTTGGTCCCCTCTAGGCATTAGCACAGCAGAAGAACCATCATCTTTTGCGTTAGCAAAACTCGTGCGCTACATTCGCAAACATAATATTAAGGGCGCCTTTTTTGAAGCACATACAAATAACACACTTGTGCAAAAAATTATTCAAGAAACAAAAATCAAACAAGGTGGGGTTTTGTATTCAGACTCTCTAAAAAATGGGGATTTTATTGAAACAATCCACCATAATGCTCATACAATTTATGCGCTCTTAAAGTAGTTTATACAGCAATTACTTCAAATTGATCTGGAACAATCGGCGTAATAACACCTATCCACGCACACATAGTCATAGACGGAACAGTCGCTACAGGTAAAGCATCATCGCGCAAAATGTTATAAGCCGCAGGTGTGCGTGGCATCACAGGAATAGGAATGCAAGGCATTGGGATAAGAATCCCAAAAGCTGCGATGGTGGCTGACAAAACCATTGGATTTAATAAGCTTACACACATCGCAAATGGCATGATATTCATAAAAGGAATAATATCCACCATACTCCCTACTGGCTCAACTGTGAAAATATTGCTAGGAATAGGAAGAAATGGCATCGGCGCCATTCCAAACGTGCACATTTGCACACATCCCATTGTCATCGTAGGGCCCATATTTCCTCCTTATCCTAATAATACTAAAGCTGATTCTACTGTCGTTAACGATGAAGTAATATTTACAATTCCACCAGCTTCGGTTGAAACCGCACCACCAGCACCAATTTCGACTGCGCCACCTGCATCAACTTCAACAGCACCACCGCCTGTGATAGCCACATCACCGCCACCCGTTACCTCAACGGCACCACCACCTGTAACTGCAACATCACCGCCACCTGTCACTTCCACTGCTCCACCACCTGTTATGGCAACATCAGCACCCGCTGTCATTTCACATGCAACACCCGCCTCAATAGAAACATCCGCGCCTGCCGAAACTTCACATGCTGCACCTGCTTCTATCGCAACATCTGCACCCGCAGATACTTCACATGCAGCTCCAGCTTCAATTGATATATCTGCGCCAGCTGAAACCTCGCATGCTGCACCCGCTTCTACAGAAACATCTGCACCTGCCGATATTTCGCAAGCGGCACCAGCCTCTATTGCTACATCTGCACCCGCTTCTGCAGATATATTCGCGCCTGCTTCTATATTAATTCCACCGCCAGCACTTATATTAATCTCTGCCTCTGCAGTGATATTAATGTCTGTAGCTGAGAGATTTAAAGCACCCGCTTCTGTCTTAATGGTAATTTCACCTTCGTTAATATTAATAAGATATGTTCCTGTATTAATCTGCGTATTACAGTTTCCAGCATTAATATTAACAATATTGTCACCCGTTGGAATGTTCACCACATTATTACCAGACATAACACTGACTTCATTTAATTTCATCACACGAGTGACAATTTGATTTTGTCCATATATTAGAATCTTTTGTTCATCGATTGGCATATCTTGCATAACAATAGCATTTTGTGGACAAGGATCATCTGGGGTTGCTAAAGGCGCTCCCATCGTTGACAAAACTAAACGAGATTTTTCCTCAAATAAAGGTTCTGGTATAAGATTCACGCCATTATAAACACACCCCACACAAACAGGTCTATTAGGATCACCATTTTCAAATACAATCACAACCTCCATACCAATGCGAGGAATAAACCCCGTTCCATAACCTGGACCAGCAAGACCTTGCATCACACGCACCCAACACGAGCCAGGTGGTGGAGGTAAAACTGCTTCTTCCAAAGCAGTCGCTTGCTCTTCTAATTCTTCTGCTTCTTCGTCTTCCGCTTCTTCAGCAGCTTCTTCTTCAGCAGCTTCTCCAGCCGTCTCTTCAGATTCTGCTGTTTCTGCAGCCTCCTCTTCTGTTTCTGCTGCGCCTTTTACTTCTTCCGCCTCTTGTTCCTCTGCAGCTTCAACTTCTTCTGGAGCAACTAAAGCTTCTTCTTGAGCTTCTTGCTCTTCTTCCTCTGCCAGTTCTTGAGGATCGACAGGCATGTTCCATAAAAACTTAACCGCTATTCGCCCTTGTGGATCTGTAAAAACAGGCGGCGGTGTTGGTGGAACTTTTTCTGCGCTTTCTAACCCAACTTCTGCCTGCTCTTCTGCCTCTTCCGCCTCTTCTTCAGCCTCCTGCGCTGTTGCCTCCACCTTTGTTGCTGCATATACACCTGCCACATCAGGAATTTCAGCTTCCGCAGGCCCAACAACAACGGCTGTCTGGTATCCGCTTATCTTAGGCCATGGCGTTTTCTGTTCTGGTTTATATCTATGCTCTAGATCATTTCTTACGGCATAAAATCGATTAAAGTACATAGGACGATCGGATGCTGTGTTTGAAATTTGCTTACCAAAATGCTCAACTTTAATCGTAAAGAGCTCATCCGCTACCAGTTTTAGATCTGGGTAGTTTGGAATCACATAAGCCCTCCCAACTGTTACATCATAAATCGTAGTATCGCATTGATAGACTTTAGATCTTGTTAAAGCGCCTTGCAACTGACTTTTTACTTTTAACTCTTGCATTTCTGCATTAAATCGCCTTGACGGATATTCGAAAGATACGCCAGAAAATGGAACGGGCGGTGTTGTTCCAAATGTAGGTGTAATAGGCGATAAATAATCAAAATCAATTCCTGCGAACACTTCTGGAACAACCTCGGAACGAATCGATAAACCGTAGACACGGCCCTCTTTTACGCCTTGACCATCGTACAAAATAGGTCTTGGTGTAAAAGATGGATTTGCTTTAATGGTTAAAATTTGATCAACACCATCTTCGATTTGATCATAATAATAATAAATCTGCTCAGCTTCTAAAAGACGAGAAACAAAATCAAAATCTGTTTCACAATATTGCACACAGTAAGGAATAGGCTTGAGATCAGGTATTTCAATAAGAAAATCAGCACCCGGCATAAGACCATTTGCTGTAAAAATTTCTGTTAAAATGGCATCCAGAGGTTGCTCTTGGAAAACCTGACATTTCTTTCTACGTGTTAACAGATTTAATTTTGGCTTCAAGATTAAGCGATATAAAAGCTGCTCTTTCCCTAAAGCATTTTCCGCAACTTCTATTAATGCGGGGTTAGTTTTTGCTGAATTTTTTTGAATACCTAAAAACTCAATATTAGTTATCATTCCAGAAAATAAACGCCCTTCAGCTTTTAACTTCACAAACATACGCATGTAGTCAAAAACATTAAACATAGAAGAGGGCGTCATGATAGTGACAGACACTTCATCAATCGCAGAAACAGTTTGTGTTGCTTTAAATTCAGTGACAACCCAGTTAGATATCACCTCTGGAGGTATTTCTTCTGAAATTAATTTAAATGGTAATTTGGGCAGAAACTCTTCTAGCGCCTCTGCTAGAGCCATATTTTTATTGATATTTGTTATGTTATTTTTATTTAATTGGCTGATTCACCAATATGTCAAAGCACAACAATTTATTCGTGATTTTTTTTTATTTCTTAAGGATTTTTTAACAGACTGCCCGACTTTAATTGAAATAAAATCAAACTTCCTATACCCATAACAATAAATGTATCCGCCATATTAAACACAGGATAATACCAATGCATATAATGGAACTGTAAAAAATCCACCACATAACCATAAGATATGCGATCCATAATATTACCAATTGCCCCACCAACAATCATAGAGTACGCAATCGTTTCATGCTTTGTTCTAGCGCGAATCAATAAAGACACAGCAAAAAGAAACACGATAAAAATAAAAACAAAAATAAGTTTGTGCACCAAGCACCCATAACACTGAAAAAATCCAAACGTCATACCGTAATTCCTGGAAAATACGATATTAAAAAAGGCATTAACTTTGTGATAATAAATCTTATAAGAAAAGTATTTTGTAATCTGATCAATAAAAAATGTGGATAATATAATACTTAAACTCATCATCCTAAAATCTCTGGAAGACCAAAGCGCCCTTGCCTGTTTTGCAAGATCCTTCATCTTCGATTCAGGATAACGAGAAGAAAGCATTATCTAGAATAAAACTCGATAACCAAATGCGGCTCCATCATGACAGGATATGGAACTTCTTCAAAAGAAGGAACTTTCATGAATGTTCCTTTCATGGACTTGTGATCAACCTCAATATAACCAGGAACTTCACGCTCTTTAGACCCAATACCTTGCAGAACAACAGGTGTTTCTTTCAATTTTGGAGAAAGCGTCACAACATCACCTTCACTAATACGTGCAGATGGAATGTCTAATCTCTTTCCATTCACAAGAACGTGCCCATGATTTACCAATTGTCTTGCTGCGAATACTGTTGGAGCAAATTTCATACGATACACTACAGCATCAATGCGAGATTCAAGCAAACCAATCAGATTTTGCATTGTATCGCCTTTTTGACGTGTTGATAATTTATACAGATTGTTAAACTGCTTCTCTGTAATGTTGCCATAATACCCTTTTAGCTTTTGCTTTGCTTTTAACTGCACTGCATAGTCGGATGGTTTTTTACGCCCAGTACCGTGTTGGCCTGGCCCGTAATTTCTTTTTGCAAATGGGCTCTTATCACGGCCCCACAAGTTTACACCAAGTCTTCTGTCAATTTTATGCTTGGCTGCAATACGTCTTGTCATATAATTTTATTGAGTTATACAATACCTATTCTTCATGTTAAAAGATTTTCATAGAAATAACAACAAAAAAATGATTGAGTTCTCTTTATTATCATCGATACAATGTTATATCAAAAGAGACAAATTTATTGGAATGCTTACCTTTCTTTTTGCTGAAGCTGATACGCTTGTTGTTAAAGGTTCATCTAAACCGTGTCACATTGCGATAAAAACACAAGGCATGACAAATAAATTCGAATATGTTGAACAAATCGTAACTGCTGATTTAAACGATTCTCTAAAATTTGACACTAAAGAATCATCAGGTCCTTGTTTGTATACAGTTGAAATAAAAACACAACAACTCAACGAAGGAACTCACAAGTTTCAAATTGATGTTATTGAGCAAGCAACACAACAACTTAAGCACCGCATGGAGGTGATATACAAACTTAAACATCATAACGTTCGTGATCTTTCGCATCAGATTTCAAACTTTATCTTTGAAAAAATACAAGGCTCTAAAGGGCACTTTACTTCAAAAATAGCCTTTGTAAGAAAATATAAAACTGGCCCTGCAAAGACAAAGATTTTTATAAGCGACTATGACGGAGAAAATCAAAAGTTTTTACTTGAAAGTAGGGAAATCATGATGGGCTTAACTTTCTCTAAATGTGGTCAATTTCTAGCTTATCGCTCTCTTCATCCTAGAAAAGGTCAAAGTATATGGCTGTATGACTTACAACATCAAACGAACATCAACTTAAGTGAAGTTTTAAAAAATCAACTTCAAAGAAATTTATTTGGTAAAAACATATCCGCCCTCTCCTTAGGCCATACGCCAGATGAAATTTTGTTTGCAAGATCTTTTAAGGGCTCAACAACGCTTCATAGTTATAATAGAAAAACCGGACAACTCGCTTCTTTAACACAACCTCAAAAATATATCATTCAGACTTGTCCTGTAAAATTATCAGATGGAAAATCTCTCCTATTTTCAGCTGATGCTTCAGGCCATGAAAGTATTTATTACGCCAAAAATGGTGAAACAGTTATACTAGCAACAAATGATGTTCTGGATTTTTCACAACCAAAAGTATGTGAAAACACCAAAGGCAAAAATCGCATCTTTTTCTCAGGTCGCGGGAAAGGCTTTTCATCTATCTGGTATATCGATGAAAACCTCTACACACAAAAAATTGACGACCAACCAACACCTATTGTAACCATGAAACGTCCTTTCTTTTTAGAAAAACCCTGCCCTACTAAAAATGGCTTATATGTAGTCTATTTACAGCAAGGCTTGAATTATAACGGTGTAATGATGACAGATATCAAAGGCAATCAAATCATGAAATCAGATAGTAACGCCCCCATTTTGTCAGGATTAGGCGTAAATGTCACAGACGTGGCTGTGTATTAACTTTCTTTTAAGAAATAAACTTCTACCGTGAGCTAAGAAAGAGGAAAATACAGGTAATCTTATGACCGAGGCTCTAGCAAGAGAAAAGGTTAAAATTCTTGAAGAAGATTTTTATAGGTGGGACCCACATGGGCAAACCACTCCTCAACACTGGATCAAAATTGAAAAAGACAACAAAGCTCTAACAAAGTCTAAATACGAAGGGCACGAAGATTTCACACCTATGCTTTCTGAACCAAATTTTATGGTTGTGTGTAAAAGCAAAGCTAAATCATCCGATTCTGCTTTTAATTTAGCTCCTTGCTCTATCGCTTTATACACAAAATATAATCAAACACTTTTAGGCGACATAACAAAATATATAAACGAAGGTAATTCTTTTGGATTCACCATAACTTTTAAAGATTTTTATGAAAATGGACCAAAGCCTTTTGCGGAAACTGTATGTAAAGAAGTAACCTTGAACGAAATAAGCTTCTCTACAACAAGAGAGGAGATGCGATTAAAATTCTCCTATGTGGAAATTGAGCAAAAACAAAACTCAGATAAAGGAGCAACAACGTTATCTATCGATCTGAGAAAAACACAAGGCAAGTAATGGAATACCTTAATTGGTGCAAAGAAAAGCGAGATCATGCCACACCAGGATGGATCTTGGACATTATCTTTCATAATCCTCGCCAGCATCAAAAAATAGATTATGTTTTTGAACAGAAACACCTTTATGCTTATGATTATAAACAACACTCAGATGTATCCGAGTGTATAGATTATCCAAACGCCGCAATAAAATTTCAATTTTGCAAAGAGTATCATGTTCTTAAAGAACAGATGATGAAAAATCGTTTATTAGATGTTGCTCTTTACAAAGTCTTCAAATGGGAAATGGTGAGGGCAATTGCATTTCACAAATGCAATATTACAGAACTATCAGAATACAATGGAGAAATCTTGATGAAGTTCAGCTATATGGAAGAATCCACTTCATTTAAAACAGAGCGCGGCATTCATGCAACAAATTTAAACTTTGAAAAATATACAACTTACGAAAGTAAATATAAGAATATCAATGAGTATTTAAAATACTCCGACGCAAAACGGCCTAGATGAGGTGTGTTAAGCAAGTTTAGATACGGAACTTCTAAGTGCTTTCACTTTAATACCATCTGCAATTTCCACCTTTATGATATCATTCTGCTCAATACGCGTAATTTTCCCAAAAATGCCACTATTTAATAAAATAGAATTTCCAACTTTCAATGATGCAAGCATTTGCTCATGCTCTTTACGTTCTTGCGCTTGAGGACGA
The genomic region above belongs to Alphaproteobacteria bacterium and contains:
- the lspA gene encoding signal peptidase II; the encoded protein is MLSSRYPESKMKDLAKQARALWSSRDFRMMSLSIILSTFFIDQITKYFSYKIYYHKVNAFFNIVFSRNYGMTFGFFQCYGCLVHKLIFVFIFIVFLFAVSLLIRARTKHETIAYSMIVGGAIGNIMDRISYGYVVDFLQFHYMHWYYPVFNMADTFIVMGIGSLILFQLKSGSLLKNP
- the rpsD gene encoding 30S ribosomal protein S4 yields the protein MTRRIAAKHKIDRRLGVNLWGRDKSPFAKRNYGPGQHGTGRKKPSDYAVQLKAKQKLKGYYGNITEKQFNNLYKLSTRQKGDTMQNLIGLLESRIDAVVYRMKFAPTVFAARQLVNHGHVLVNGKRLDIPSARISEGDVVTLSPKLKETPVVLQGIGSKEREVPGYIEVDHKSMKGTFMKVPSFEEVPYPVMMEPHLVIEFYSR
- a CDS encoding TolC family protein, whose protein sequence is MLLFFLFSNIEQKSEGSYERKSITVDFFVEKLKDYAGLQAYKSEFLKKKHKETEARSAFLPKAEINLDYQNKVKMISPLGMKDPEGKREWDLNARGEAQLNVFNGFGDIAAFKEAKHYTEAGRFEYYRKISKLFLDALDAMGRMNHSAANVEAMSMMLDSKAKIYNMAKNKFKNEAISKGELQTALAEKNIAQSNKYRHESEYMSHAADFESKSGIKAEANYIIDTPEKLPETYEQAEQMMLRHNFDIQEAEYKVKQAESGLKKSKGAFFPKIDLYANGRKKIDTDDNKDIKKNDKENEIEYVWGARASYQFTGFRDTARYKEAVEALSEARYSYHATLNRVKSELKMAWDIHRMSQKQCPLLTAAVNEYQAAVDAEMIKYESGAKDMSKLIQAQEALAEAKNRLAHNEKNLRLESWRLTILVGDLPNSLKGI
- a CDS encoding DUF4280 domain-containing protein, with the protein product MGCVQMCTFGMAPMPFLPIPSNIFTVEPVGSMVDIIPFMNIMPFAMCVSLLNPMVLSATIAAFGILIPMPCIPIPVMPRTPAAYNILRDDALPVATVPSMTMCAWIGVITPIVPDQFEVIAV
- the yajC gene encoding preprotein translocase subunit YajC, producing the protein MDFLGLLPFLLIFVIFYFLIFRPQAQERKEHEQMLASLKVGNSILLNSGIFGKITRIEQNDIIKVEIADGIKVKALRSSVSKLA
- a CDS encoding zinc ABC transporter substrate-binding protein, coding for MLFSFFTAYLHPKKIVVTFSVIEALTKEIIKGSQEFSVHSIIKSTDDPHDAPITPKEYVLLQNADILIENGLGLEPWLEHMIANTKFKKTRILASAGVVPMRFIKNPDVFDPHAWHNLKYAKTYVKNIADVLIKEDPKRAHLYKKNRDQYLERLEQLHKKIKLLFQGLKNRNVITTHDAFWYFGKEYGIAFWSPLGISTAEEPSSFALAKLVRYIRKHNIKGAFFEAHTNNTLVQKIIQETKIKQGGVLYSDSLKNGDFIETIHHNAHTIYALLK